Within the Nocardioides humi genome, the region CAGGCGTGGGTGGGTGCGGAGTTCGACTACCGGGGACGGCGAGCGCGGGTCGCGACGAGGCCCTACTCCCAGCCACGCCCGCGCATTGTGCTGGGTGGTTCGTCGGCGGCCGCAGCACGTCGTGCGGCACGGATCGCCGACGGTTTCGAGCCCACGCAGTACTCGCTCTACCGGGTCTACCTCGAGGAATGCGCGCGGTTGGGTGTGTCGGCGGGACCGCCGATGCCCCCTCGCCCGCGCTGCCAGTTCCTCTATGTCGCAGCGGACGTGGATCGCGCCTGGAGCGAACTCGCCCGGCATCTCCTCCACGAGTCCAACTCCTACGGACGCTGGCTTGCGGACGCCGGGACGACGCCGCTGTTTCGTGAGGCGCGTGACATCGATGATTTGAGGGCGTCGGGGAACTATCGGATCGTCACACCGGAGGAGTGTGTTGCACTCGCGACCGAAGTCGGCCCGGCCTGTGAGCTCGAGCTCCATCCCCTGGTCGGCGGGCTCGACCCCGGGCTGGGCTGGCGCAGCTTGCATCTGTTCGCCGACCGGGTCGTTCCGGCCCTCCGCGAGGCCGGCATGCTCATGACCCCTGCTGATCCCTGCGCGTGATCCCCGAGGTCAGGCGGGCAGGCTTGGCAGGGTCAGTCCGCCGTCGACGTACAGGCACTGCCCCGTGATGAAGCCCGCGTCCTCGGCTGCCAGGAAGCTGACGGCGCGGGCGACATCGGAGGGCTGGCCCGTGCGCCGGGTCGCAACCGACTCGGCCATCCGTCCCCTGAGCGCCTCGAAGTCGGCACCTGTGCGTTCGGCCACCGACCTGGTCATCGCCGTCTCGATGAAGCCCGGGCCGACGGCGTTGACGGTGACGCCGAACGGACCGAGTTCCAGAGCAAGCGTGCGGGTGAACCCCTGGATCCCGGCCTTCGCCGCTGCGTAGTTCGCCTGGCCGCGATTGCCGAGGGCCGAGGTCGAGGACATGTTCACGATCCGGCCGTAGCGCTGTTCGACCATCGTGCGTTGCGCGGCCCTGCTGAACAGATAGGCGCCCTTGAGGTGGACGTCGATCACCGAGTCCCAGTCTTCCTCGGCCAGTTTGAAGAGCATCGCGTCGCGCAGGATGCCTGCATTGTTGACCAGGATGCCGACGGGGCCGAGATCGGTCACGATGCTCTCGACCGTCGATGTGACGACAGGGGAGTCGCAGACGTCTGCGCCGTACGCCACGGCCGTTCCGCCATCGCGGGTGACCAGGTCCGCGGTGAGCCGAGCCGCGTCGAGGTCGCGGTCGACGACCGCGACGGCGTGGCCGTCGAGGGCGAGGCGCTGGGCGCACGCTGCCCCGATCCCGGAGCCTGCTCCTGTCACAACAGCAACTCGGGGCTGCTGATCGGTGGTGGTGCTCATGTCACTCCTCGACATCGATCGCCTGTTCCGGGCAGTTCTGTGCGCCCATCTGGGCGGCTTCCTCGCGGCCGGCCGGAACGACTTCGCTCTCCACATAGGCGTGGTCGTCGTCGCCGATCTTGAAGATGTCAGGGGCATTGACACAGCAAACGCCGTGCCCCATGCACTTGGCCTGGTCGACACGCACTCGCATGTGAGCCTCCTGTGCGCTGTTTGGTCTACGGGGCAGTCAGTATACCACGTTGAGCCGAACCTTCGTGCCCCGTCGGCGAGGAGTCAGTCCTGTGAGATCCCTTGCCAGACGAGCTCGAAGAAGGCACTGCCGATCTGATCGGGTGAAAGTCGGCCGTCAGGCGTGTACCAGTGGTTCATGAAGTTGACCATGCCCAGGACGACGAGCGCGACCGGCCGCGAGAGCTTGGGCACGGCCCATGCGCCACCGGCTTCCTGCACGACGCCGGTGAAAAGTCGGGAGTACTCGGAGCGGACGAGTTGGATCTGGTCGTAGTGATCCTCGTCGAGGAACCGCATCTCGATACTGAGTGCACGCAGTGCGCCGAGATTCTCGGAGACTGACTTGCACTGCCACTCGATCACTGCCCGGAGAGCGTCAACCGGGTCGGGGTTGGCCTCGATCAGGTCCCGCTCGATGCCCAGGCCCTGGACCGAGAGCCTGAGGTTGAGTTGATAGAGGACCGCTTCCTTGTTCGGGATGTAGTAGTACAGGGCGCTCTTGGTCAGGCCTGCGCCCACCGCGAGCTCGCGAGTGTTGGTGTTGTCGTAGCCGCGGTCGTAGAACATCGCGGCCGCGGTGTCGAGGATCTTGGTCAGAACCGGGTTC harbors:
- a CDS encoding LLM class flavin-dependent oxidoreductase; the protein is MELSLKFDLRAPTWGASTADLYAATLDMCEWADGVGFRTVRLLEHHGSPDGYLPSPLLLASAIAARTRRLRVAVRALVLPLHDPLRVAEDVAVLDLVSAGRFDLVVAAGYVPYEFAMFDRDIADRARLLEEFVDVLKQAWVGAEFDYRGRRARVATRPYSQPRPRIVLGGSSAAAARRAARIADGFEPTQYSLYRVYLEECARLGVSAGPPMPPRPRCQFLYVAADVDRAWSELARHLLHESNSYGRWLADAGTTPLFREARDIDDLRASGNYRIVTPEECVALATEVGPACELELHPLVGGLDPGLGWRSLHLFADRVVPALREAGMLMTPADPCA
- the fabG gene encoding 3-oxoacyl-ACP reductase FabG, encoding MSTTTDQQPRVAVVTGAGSGIGAACAQRLALDGHAVAVVDRDLDAARLTADLVTRDGGTAVAYGADVCDSPVVTSTVESIVTDLGPVGILVNNAGILRDAMLFKLAEEDWDSVIDVHLKGAYLFSRAAQRTMVEQRYGRIVNMSSTSALGNRGQANYAAAKAGIQGFTRTLALELGPFGVTVNAVGPGFIETAMTRSVAERTGADFEALRGRMAESVATRRTGQPSDVARAVSFLAAEDAGFITGQCLYVDGGLTLPSLPA
- a CDS encoding ferredoxin, with the translated sequence MRVRVDQAKCMGHGVCCVNAPDIFKIGDDDHAYVESEVVPAGREEAAQMGAQNCPEQAIDVEE